Proteins encoded by one window of Arabidopsis thaliana chromosome 2, partial sequence:
- a CDS encoding uncharacterized protein (unknown protein; Has 30201 Blast hits to 17322 proteins in 780 species: Archae - 12; Bacteria - 1396; Metazoa - 17338; Fungi - 3422; Plants - 5037; Viruses - 0; Other Eukaryotes - 2996 (source: NCBI BLink).) — protein sequence MESEPSVFKTCDLDVIFGPHGLVVNGCAKPQI from the coding sequence ATGGAATCAGAGCCGTCCGTGTTTAAAACGTGTGATTTAGATGTTATATTTGGGCCTCATGGGCTTGTTGTCAATGGTTGTGCTAAACCGCAAATCTAA
- a CDS encoding pre-mRNA splicing factor domain-containing protein (CBF1-interacting co-repressor CIR, N-terminal;Pre-mRNA splicing factor; CONTAINS InterPro DOMAIN/s: CBF1-interacting co-repressor CIR, N-terminal (InterPro:IPR019339), Pre-mRNA splicing factor (InterPro:IPR022209); BEST Arabidopsis thaliana protein match is: CBF1-interacting co-repressor CIR, N-terminal;Pre-mRNA splicing factor (TAIR:AT2G44200.1); Has 245 Blast hits to 245 proteins in 113 species: Archae - 0; Bacteria - 0; Metazoa - 95; Fungi - 66; Plants - 52; Viruses - 0; Other Eukaryotes - 32 (source: NCBI BLink).): MALKFLNKKGWHTGSIRNVEKVWKAEQKHEAEQEKIEERSEFRAIQEQAGLVPRRPERLEFLYDPELAVAKQNVSSSRHGVLFQNQDQRARATIPGALFDDDDKRHSANDSWRKFHSDPLLLIRQKEQEIWKFLSLFLYSIHVSCLCFFCKRLRF; this comes from the exons atggCGTTGAAGTTTCTGAACAAGAAGGGGTGGCATACGGGAAGTATCCGCAACGTTGAGAAAGTATGGAAAGCTGAACAGAAGCACGAAGCCGAGCAGGAAAAGATTGAGGAGCGTTCTGAATTTCGCGCTATCCAAGAACAGGCCGGTCTTGTTCC GAGGAGGCCAGAGAGATTGGAGTTCTTGTATGATCCAGAACTAGCAGTAGCGAAACAGAATGTTAGTAGTTCAAGACATGgtgttttgtttcagaatcAAGATCAGCGAGCGAGAGCTACGATTCCTGGTGCgttgtttgatgatgatgataagagaCACTCTGCCAATGATTCTTGGCGCAAATTCCACTCCGACCCTTTGCTTCTCATCAGGCAGAAAGAGCAGGAAATCTGGAAGttcctttctttatttctttactCCATTCATGTGTCCTGCTTGTGTTTCTTCTGTAAACGGTTACGGTTTTAG
- a CDS encoding pre-mRNA splicing factor domain-containing protein (CBF1-interacting co-repressor CIR, N-terminal;Pre-mRNA splicing factor; CONTAINS InterPro DOMAIN/s: CBF1-interacting co-repressor CIR, N-terminal (InterPro:IPR019339), Pre-mRNA splicing factor (InterPro:IPR022209); BEST Arabidopsis thaliana protein match is: CBF1-interacting co-repressor CIR, N-terminal;Pre-mRNA splicing factor (TAIR:AT2G44195.1); Has 59661 Blast hits to 33745 proteins in 1751 species: Archae - 130; Bacteria - 4372; Metazoa - 27826; Fungi - 6422; Plants - 3866; Viruses - 275; Other Eukaryotes - 16770 (source: NCBI BLink).) produces the protein MGMKFLNKKGWHTGSLRNIETVWKAEQKQEAEQKKLEELRLQILQERERSEFRALQEQAGLIPRQERLEFLYDSGLAVGKGSASGSGVSFQKEEQPLAKSEAGSSASEKPDQSAPGALFEEKAQSANDSWRKLHSDPLLLIRQREQEALAKIKNNPVKMALIRKSVEEKGKGKDGDTKEHKKKHKRKSGKHQKQSSSRQRSDSEEDSGEENNGRKSHHQKTSGTHDRHYERPRSDLEDESKGRESRDRHYEKRRSELDDGHKRRERHDTHYERRRSEMDDESKRRESRDNHYERRRSDLDDESKRRESHDKHFERQRSDLDDEYKRRESQDKRRRSDIDDEPKRRDARPNEKYRNRSPKGGVERENLKSYGQEDKKRKAEDLDSGKPNEYQNRRRKGGSKLSEEERAARLKQMQMDAEVHEEQRWTRLKKADETDAVEADKNKVSTGKSFLDDANKSVYGVEKGGSSTIEESVRRRSYYSQRGTAAEGNAFRR, from the exons ATGGGGATGAAATTTCTGAACAAGAAGGGTTGGCATACGGGGAGTCTCCGTAACATCGAGACTGTATGGAAGGCTGAGCAGAAACAAGAGGCTGAGCAGAAAAAGCTTGAAGAGCTTCGTCTCCAGATCTTGCAGGAGAGGGAGCGTTCTGAGTTTCGTGCTCTCCAGGAACAAGCCGGTCTCATCCC GAGACAAGAGAGATTAGAGTTTCTGTATGATTCTGGATTAGCTGTAGGGAAGGGAAGTGCGAGTGGTTCAGGTGTTTCGTTTCAGAAAGAAGAGCAGCCTTTAGCCAAATCTGAAGCTGGTAGTAGTGCCAGTGAGAAGCCAGATCAGTCAGCTCCTGGTGCGCTGTTTGAGGAGAAGGCACAATCTGCTAATGATTCGTGGAGGAAACTTCACTCTGATCCTTTGCTTCTCATCAGGCAGCGTGAACAGGAAGCTCTTGCCAAAATCAAGAATAATCCTGTCAAAATGGCTCTTATTCGTAAATCG gtagaagaaaaaggaaagggTAAAGATGGAGACACAAAGGAGCacaagaagaagcataagCGTAAAAGTGGAAAGCATCAGAAGCAATCTTCATCCAGACAGCGGTCTGATTCGGAAGAAGATTCTGGTGAAGAGAATAACGGAAGAAAATCTCACCATCAGAAAACGTCAGGGACTCATGACAGACACTATGAAAGACCAAGGTCAGATTTAGAAGATGAGtcaaaaggaagagagagtcGTGATAGGCACTATGAGAAACGAAGGTCAGAACTAGATGATGGgcacaaaagaagagagagacatgATACGCACTATGAGAGACGAAGGTCAGAAATGGATGATGagtcaaaaagaagagaaagtagGGATAATCACTATGAGAGACGAAGGTCAGATTTGGATGATGAGtccaaaagaagagaaagtcaTGATAAGCACTTTGAGAGACAAAGGTCAGATTTGGATGATGAgtacaaaagaagagaaagtcaAGATAAGAGACGAAGGTCagatattgatgatgaaccaaaaagaagagatgctCGACCGAATGAGAAATATCGAAATCGCTCCCCTAAAGGCGGTGTGGAAAGGGAAAATCTTAAGAGTTATGGTCAAGAGGATAAAAAGAGGAAAGCAGAGGATTTAGACAGTGGAAAACCGAATGAATACCAGAATAGACGCCGGAAAGGTGGCTCTAAGctatcagaagaagaaagagctGCTAGATTGAAGCAAATGCAAATGGATGCAGAGGTGCACGAGGAGCAAAGATGGACAAGATTGAAGAAAGCCGATGAGACCGATGCAGTGGAAGCTGATAAGAACAAAGTATCCACGGGCAAGAGCTTTTTGGACGATGCTAATAAGAGTGTGTATGGAGTTGAGAAAGGCGGAAGCTCAACAATTGAAGAAAGCGTGCGTCGCAGAAGCTATTATTCACAACGTGGAACTGCAGCTGAAGGCAATGCGTTTCGACGCTGA